In Collimonas arenae, a single genomic region encodes these proteins:
- a CDS encoding TonB-dependent receptor plug domain-containing protein encodes MRKQWQSRVPFVVLLLSAGVATAQQNSEEDDLALSYGSKAVVSIATGSQQTISRAPAVASVITAEDIRAMGATQLDQVLESVPGLHVSFSGLYNDPIYSFRGITSKYNSDTLMLVNGISINTAFLGNQGLAWGGMPLENIARIEIIRGPGSALYGADAFAGVINIITKTSADINGTEYGLRAGSQDTHDAWFLHGGKMGPVDVAFYLAAGHTGGSTKTVDADTQTGLDKIFGTHASLAPGPENMMRNTLDMNVDLSYGLWRLRAGYQDREMGTGVGLAEALDPQGRVRGRRWNTDLSYANPAFSRNWDVTAQVSLRDVKDLQADPNTVLFPPGAFGGAFPNGVIGNPGHAERDSQFSLSGFYTGFDRHRIRLGAGYNIEDMYETNEKKNFQIVDIPGVGPSFVPLGSVVDVSGTSFVFLTPHKRTVAYVFAQDEWTLAKDWILTAGVRTDRYSDFGSTTNPRVALVWDVAYNFSVKALYGSAFRAPSFTEQYSMNNPVTIGNPNLKPETINTRELAFAWQPTQSLQTNLSLYYYRMHNLIEFVPNADPSTGSTAQNTGDQTGRGLELEAIWDATRSLRLSGNYSLQHSVDQRSGQDAGLAPHQRLFARADWRLAPLWRLGTTINHVADRKRQPGDTRPPIADYTTVDLNLRKEKLIGNWSVTAMVLNLFNRDAKDPSFAPGNIPFDLPLPGRTFYVQFQHKL; translated from the coding sequence ATGAGAAAACAATGGCAATCTCGCGTTCCGTTTGTGGTCCTGCTGCTGAGCGCCGGTGTCGCTACTGCCCAGCAAAATTCTGAAGAAGATGATCTAGCCCTCTCATATGGGAGCAAAGCGGTCGTCAGCATTGCTACTGGCAGCCAGCAAACAATTTCCCGCGCCCCAGCCGTCGCCTCTGTGATTACTGCCGAAGACATTCGGGCAATGGGTGCGACGCAGCTTGATCAAGTGCTAGAAAGCGTCCCAGGCTTGCATGTTTCCTTTTCAGGGTTGTACAACGACCCGATATATTCCTTTCGCGGCATTACCTCAAAATACAACTCAGATACCTTGATGCTTGTAAATGGCATCTCTATCAACACTGCCTTTCTTGGCAATCAGGGTCTCGCGTGGGGCGGTATGCCGCTCGAAAACATCGCGCGCATTGAGATCATTCGTGGCCCTGGGTCTGCTTTATACGGTGCGGATGCATTTGCGGGGGTCATCAATATCATTACCAAGACGTCTGCCGATATCAATGGCACTGAGTACGGGTTACGGGCTGGATCGCAGGATACGCATGACGCCTGGTTTTTGCATGGCGGGAAAATGGGGCCGGTGGATGTTGCTTTCTATCTGGCCGCTGGTCACACAGGCGGCTCCACTAAGACAGTGGATGCGGACACGCAAACCGGTCTGGATAAAATTTTCGGCACGCATGCGTCGCTTGCTCCCGGGCCGGAAAACATGATGCGCAATACGCTTGATATGAATGTGGACCTGAGTTATGGCTTATGGCGATTGCGCGCCGGTTATCAAGACAGGGAGATGGGAACTGGCGTCGGACTGGCGGAAGCACTGGATCCGCAAGGCCGGGTCAGGGGGCGACGCTGGAATACGGATCTCAGCTACGCTAACCCTGCATTTTCCCGCAATTGGGATGTCACGGCGCAAGTGTCACTGCGCGATGTCAAGGATTTACAGGCGGACCCCAACACAGTGCTCTTTCCGCCAGGCGCTTTTGGCGGCGCGTTCCCGAATGGCGTCATCGGTAATCCCGGACACGCCGAACGCGACAGTCAATTCAGCTTGTCGGGTTTTTATACCGGCTTCGACAGGCATCGGATCCGGCTCGGCGCCGGCTACAACATAGAGGATATGTACGAGACCAATGAGAAAAAAAATTTCCAGATCGTCGATATTCCTGGTGTGGGCCCTTCATTTGTTCCGCTAGGCAGCGTGGTAGATGTCAGCGGCACGAGTTTTGTGTTCCTCACTCCTCATAAGCGCACCGTCGCTTATGTCTTTGCGCAGGATGAGTGGACATTGGCGAAAGACTGGATTCTCACCGCAGGCGTACGGACGGACCGTTACTCCGATTTCGGCAGTACGACTAATCCGCGCGTGGCGCTGGTCTGGGACGTCGCCTACAATTTTTCAGTCAAAGCCTTGTATGGAAGCGCGTTTCGCGCACCGTCGTTCACCGAGCAGTACAGTATGAACAACCCGGTTACGATCGGCAATCCCAATCTAAAGCCGGAAACGATCAATACGCGCGAACTGGCGTTTGCATGGCAACCCACTCAATCGCTCCAAACCAATTTGAGCCTGTACTACTATCGCATGCACAATCTGATTGAATTCGTGCCGAATGCCGATCCGTCAACAGGCTCCACCGCCCAAAATACAGGAGACCAGACTGGACGTGGACTTGAATTGGAAGCCATTTGGGATGCAACGCGTAGCTTGCGCCTTTCCGGTAATTATTCATTGCAGCATTCCGTCGACCAGCGCAGCGGCCAGGATGCTGGCCTCGCGCCGCATCAAAGGTTGTTCGCCCGCGCAGACTGGCGTTTGGCGCCGCTGTGGCGATTGGGTACGACAATTAACCATGTTGCTGATCGAAAACGGCAACCGGGAGACACCCGTCCTCCGATTGCCGACTACACGACGGTTGACCTGAACCTGCGGAAGGAGAAGCTGATCGGCAATTGGAGCGTCACCGCAATGGTGCTGAATCTGTTCAACCGGGATGCCAAGGATCCGAGTTTTGCGCCGGGCAACATCCCTTTTGATCTGCCGCTGCCGGGGCGCACCTTCTATGTGCAGTTTCAGCACAAGCTCTAG
- a CDS encoding citrate synthase, which produces MSHAVNPNTIRSSIWEEEPQADNPFAAAACYCRGYDVYGDLLGKASYIEYMYLLFKGERPTPGAIAALEILAVALANPGPRDPSVHAAMAAGVGGSTAASVLMAAVAVGAGSYGGAREVFLALGAWENNGTELANWCSSLASPVPPTRLQVWPELEHPAGFDPYGKHCAAPVLRTLSLLADILPAGCLAWLQQERAALETAAGFPLAMTGVAAAALADLDFSPNEGEMLTLLLRLPGAAAHALEQGKQGFRLFPFFELDLENDPGPSCQKESK; this is translated from the coding sequence ATGAGTCATGCCGTAAATCCAAACACGATTCGTAGCAGCATCTGGGAGGAAGAGCCACAAGCCGACAATCCTTTCGCGGCTGCCGCCTGCTATTGCAGAGGATACGATGTCTACGGAGATTTGCTTGGCAAGGCTAGTTATATCGAATACATGTACCTCCTTTTCAAGGGCGAGCGGCCGACGCCGGGCGCCATTGCGGCATTGGAGATCCTAGCTGTGGCTCTGGCCAATCCAGGCCCGCGTGACCCCTCCGTGCATGCAGCGATGGCGGCCGGAGTCGGTGGCTCCACTGCTGCCTCGGTCCTCATGGCTGCGGTGGCTGTTGGCGCAGGTTCCTACGGCGGCGCACGGGAAGTTTTTCTGGCTTTAGGAGCTTGGGAAAATAACGGAACTGAGCTTGCAAACTGGTGTTCCAGTCTGGCTTCGCCGGTGCCGCCCACGCGTTTGCAGGTATGGCCGGAGCTAGAGCATCCGGCGGGCTTCGATCCCTATGGAAAACATTGCGCGGCCCCTGTGTTGCGGACTCTTTCGCTTCTCGCAGACATCCTGCCCGCAGGATGTCTGGCGTGGCTTCAGCAGGAGAGGGCCGCGCTGGAAACGGCGGCCGGTTTTCCTCTGGCGATGACCGGTGTTGCCGCAGCTGCACTTGCCGATCTGGATTTTTCTCCCAACGAGGGGGAGATGCTGACCTTGCTGCTGCGTTTGCCAGGCGCCGCTGCCCATGCTCTGGAACAGGGAAAACAAGGTTTCCGTCTTTTTCCTTTCTTTGAACTGGATCTGGAAAACGATCCAGGACCTTCATGTCAGAAAGAGTCTAAATGA
- a CDS encoding SDR family oxidoreductase: MNKLEGKNVLITGGSSGIGLATAKLFLERGARLVITGRDPDALERARKELGGETVAIRSNAADLVEIDALMQQVKKHFERLDILFVNAAVATAASIESVSEELFDEIAGINFKGAFFTIQKALPLFGDSASIIVTTSITNQLGSPNFSVYGASKAALRSLVQSLSLEFIGRGIRINAISPGPIATPMFDRFGLPSETVQAIKSEMERKSPIKRFGMPEEVAKVALFLASDDAAYVVGEEIVVDGGMSLL, encoded by the coding sequence ATGAATAAACTCGAAGGAAAAAACGTACTCATCACAGGCGGTTCGAGTGGAATTGGCCTTGCAACTGCGAAACTGTTTCTGGAGCGTGGCGCACGTCTGGTGATTACAGGGCGCGATCCGGATGCGTTGGAACGCGCAAGGAAAGAGCTGGGTGGCGAAACCGTTGCCATTCGCAGCAATGCCGCTGATCTGGTAGAAATAGATGCCCTCATGCAGCAAGTAAAGAAGCATTTTGAACGCCTGGATATATTGTTCGTCAATGCTGCTGTCGCCACAGCGGCTTCGATAGAGTCGGTTTCCGAAGAGTTATTCGATGAAATCGCAGGAATTAATTTCAAAGGTGCTTTTTTCACCATCCAGAAAGCGCTTCCGCTCTTTGGTGACAGCGCATCGATTATTGTCACTACATCCATCACCAACCAATTAGGCTCGCCAAATTTTAGTGTCTACGGTGCAAGCAAGGCCGCTTTGCGCTCGCTAGTGCAGTCATTAAGCCTGGAATTCATCGGTCGCGGGATCAGGATCAATGCAATCAGCCCCGGACCCATTGCGACTCCCATGTTCGACCGTTTCGGCCTGCCATCAGAGACAGTCCAGGCAATTAAAAGCGAGATGGAGCGCAAATCGCCGATCAAGCGTTTCGGAATGCCGGAGGAGGTCGCCAAGGTCGCCTTGTTCCTGGCCTCCGACGATGCGGCTTACGTGGTCGGAGAAGAGATTGTCGTCGATGGTGGAATGAGCTTGCTTTAA
- a CDS encoding thiamine pyrophosphate-binding protein: MGIENLQTYDDAPSRNAKLILEHPMEIADLLVTYLEQMEIACVFGVPGGAIEPLFNALAKSARRGGVRHVLARHEAGAAFMADGYARETGKIGVCCATSGPGATNLITGVACAYDNNIPMLVITAQTALPTFGKHPLQESTCTGIDTLGMLQHCTRYNSLVSHPLQFENKLMTALQRAVRAPMGPVHLSIPVDVFRSVNTQLTPSYGLLALLQPSSSVDDEALAALNVMLFSAKNIVLLIGAGCGEAIGSVLEFADLSGASVITTPDGKGLVSSRHPLFRGVFGFAGHASAETLLRDKSVDLIIAIGTGMGEWNSGGWSDSVLNARLVHIDDSEEHLTDTPMARLHVRGRILSIFERLLKHMFDIRRTGNYEQERRSFVRKQHGADWNPREMLAAPDKYESSAVPILPQRLMRELGRLFPPTTRFLADTGNSVAWAVHYLQLSKDRRVGERRREGRGSAFAAGRRKTSAGWLRVIMNFAPMGWAIGGAIGTAVGNPNVPVVCITGDGSFLMNGQEISVAVAERQTVIFVVLNDQALGMVKHGQRLARAEQIGCDLPFTDFAAMARAMGAQAHTIRTPEELCTLDIAAMCARKGPTLLDVLIDREEVPPMNVRMRVLAGGL; the protein is encoded by the coding sequence ATGGGAATTGAAAATTTGCAGACTTACGACGATGCGCCAAGTCGCAATGCAAAGCTGATTCTTGAACATCCAATGGAGATAGCGGATCTGTTGGTGACCTATCTTGAGCAGATGGAAATTGCGTGCGTTTTCGGCGTTCCCGGAGGCGCCATTGAGCCTCTTTTCAATGCACTTGCCAAAAGTGCTCGTAGGGGTGGTGTACGCCATGTCTTGGCCCGGCACGAAGCAGGAGCTGCATTTATGGCAGATGGTTATGCGCGGGAAACGGGAAAAATCGGTGTTTGCTGCGCCACGTCCGGTCCTGGCGCCACAAATTTGATCACCGGTGTCGCCTGCGCCTACGACAATAATATTCCAATGCTGGTGATCACGGCGCAGACAGCCTTGCCTACTTTCGGCAAACATCCGCTGCAAGAATCCACATGTACCGGAATCGATACGCTAGGCATGCTGCAACATTGCACTCGCTACAATTCATTGGTGTCCCATCCGCTGCAGTTCGAGAACAAACTCATGACTGCACTGCAGCGAGCCGTCAGGGCGCCAATGGGGCCGGTACATTTAAGCATACCGGTGGATGTGTTTCGTAGCGTCAACACGCAATTGACCCCCTCCTATGGCCTGTTGGCGCTTCTGCAACCGTCGTCGTCGGTTGATGACGAAGCGCTGGCAGCACTGAATGTGATGCTGTTCAGCGCCAAAAATATTGTTTTGCTGATTGGTGCGGGCTGTGGCGAAGCCATCGGTTCCGTCCTTGAGTTCGCTGACCTCAGCGGCGCTTCAGTTATCACTACGCCTGACGGCAAGGGCTTGGTTAGCTCGCGTCATCCGCTTTTCCGCGGCGTATTCGGCTTTGCCGGTCATGCTTCGGCAGAAACCCTGTTGCGCGATAAATCGGTAGATTTGATCATTGCTATCGGCACGGGAATGGGGGAATGGAACAGTGGCGGCTGGAGCGATAGCGTGCTTAATGCCCGGCTCGTGCACATCGACGACTCGGAGGAGCATCTTACGGATACACCGATGGCCCGCTTGCACGTGAGGGGGCGCATCCTGTCGATTTTCGAGCGATTGCTCAAGCATATGTTTGACATTCGCCGGACAGGAAACTACGAGCAAGAACGTCGCTCTTTTGTTCGCAAGCAGCACGGCGCCGATTGGAATCCACGGGAAATGCTTGCCGCTCCCGATAAATACGAGAGCAGTGCCGTGCCCATTCTTCCGCAACGGCTGATGCGTGAACTAGGCCGGCTGTTCCCGCCAACCACCCGTTTTCTCGCAGATACCGGCAATAGCGTTGCTTGGGCCGTTCATTACCTGCAACTCAGCAAAGATCGGCGTGTCGGCGAAAGGCGGCGAGAGGGGAGGGGCAGCGCGTTCGCAGCTGGCCGGCGCAAGACAAGTGCTGGATGGCTACGCGTCATCATGAATTTTGCCCCGATGGGTTGGGCCATTGGCGGCGCCATCGGCACTGCCGTAGGTAATCCTAACGTGCCGGTAGTGTGCATTACCGGAGACGGCAGTTTTCTGATGAACGGCCAGGAAATCTCGGTAGCCGTCGCTGAACGGCAAACCGTCATTTTCGTTGTCCTCAACGATCAGGCTTTGGGAATGGTCAAGCATGGCCAGCGGCTTGCCCGGGCGGAACAAATAGGCTGTGATTTGCCTTTCACCGATTTCGCTGCAATGGCGCGCGCCATGGGTGCACAGGCGCACACTATTCGTACACCGGAGGAATTATGCACGTTGGATATCGCAGCCATGTGCGCCCGTAAGGGGCCGACGCTGCTGGATGTGCTGATCGACCGCGAAGAAGTGCCCCCGATGAATGTCCGCATGCGGGTTTTGGCTGGCGGCTTATAA
- a CDS encoding sensor domain-containing diguanylate cyclase, with product MKSLPRLSRLPVTLLAGAFVVLVCMSLISIDGWRSWHAREIQMGESVVATSNLARTLAQHADDTFKDADAALVGLVERLSVDGTSATALDRLHRYLMNRVTESPQLQGIFVYDENGKWLVNSQKVVAQNLNNSDREYFVYHRTHTELTAHVGPPIQSRSTGKWILTLSRRVNHGDGSFGGVVLATIDVEYFRKFYDSIDIGKLGASILGLDNGTMLIRRPSLEKSIGKSIKDGDLFRDYIAKNDSGTAMILSNQDGIERLIAYRHLKRYPMFVTASLAKSEILAEWQTDTYLHTTITLLLICVLGWLGFHLVSQIRLRVDAEVEARDARDKVETLNRTLEKLALQDGLTGLANRRRFDIVIEEELRKAKHDAGSLAVVMIDVDNFKRYNDIYGHPAGDDCLRKIAGAVKISEKRIRDLAARYGGEEMAIVLPDSDIEGAMRVAESVRLAVRNLRIPHAENTSGIVTISAGVSARTLVRRDDTAARLIDDADKSLYVAKNTGRDRVCFFPEVCNV from the coding sequence ATGAAATCGCTGCCCCGCCTTTCTCGTCTGCCGGTTACGCTGTTGGCTGGCGCCTTTGTTGTCCTGGTTTGTATGTCACTTATCAGTATAGATGGCTGGCGGAGCTGGCATGCGCGTGAAATACAAATGGGGGAATCGGTGGTGGCGACGTCGAACCTAGCCCGGACTCTGGCGCAGCATGCCGATGATACGTTCAAAGATGCAGATGCTGCATTGGTTGGGCTTGTTGAACGGTTGTCGGTGGATGGGACGAGCGCCACTGCATTGGATCGTTTGCATCGATATCTGATGAATCGGGTGACCGAGTCGCCGCAGCTGCAAGGTATTTTTGTGTATGACGAAAATGGGAAATGGCTTGTAAATTCCCAAAAGGTCGTTGCCCAGAATTTAAATAATTCGGACCGGGAATACTTTGTCTATCATCGGACCCACACCGAACTCACAGCCCACGTTGGACCTCCGATCCAAAGCCGTTCTACCGGAAAATGGATTCTTACATTGAGCCGTAGAGTAAACCATGGCGATGGCAGCTTCGGTGGGGTTGTGCTGGCCACAATCGACGTCGAATATTTCCGGAAGTTTTATGACAGTATCGACATCGGAAAACTGGGAGCCTCCATCCTTGGTCTTGACAATGGAACGATGCTGATTCGTCGGCCGTCGCTGGAAAAATCCATTGGAAAAAGCATCAAGGATGGTGATTTGTTTCGTGATTACATCGCAAAAAATGATAGCGGGACAGCCATGATACTGTCCAACCAAGACGGCATAGAACGGCTGATCGCCTATCGCCATCTGAAGCGTTATCCCATGTTTGTGACGGCCTCATTGGCCAAGAGTGAAATACTCGCCGAATGGCAGACGGATACCTATCTCCACACGACCATTACCTTGCTTTTGATTTGCGTCCTGGGTTGGCTCGGATTTCATCTTGTTTCTCAAATTCGCCTGCGGGTAGATGCCGAGGTGGAAGCAAGGGATGCCCGCGACAAAGTGGAGACATTGAACCGGACGCTAGAAAAATTGGCGTTGCAGGACGGCCTAACCGGATTGGCGAATCGTCGCCGGTTTGACATCGTCATCGAAGAAGAATTGAGAAAAGCCAAGCATGATGCCGGATCATTGGCGGTAGTCATGATTGACGTTGATAATTTCAAGCGATACAACGATATTTATGGACATCCGGCGGGAGACGATTGTCTGCGGAAAATCGCCGGTGCGGTCAAAATTTCTGAAAAGCGCATTCGTGATCTGGCGGCACGCTATGGCGGCGAAGAGATGGCTATTGTTCTCCCTGATAGTGATATTGAAGGGGCCATGAGAGTAGCGGAAAGTGTCCGTCTCGCGGTGAGAAACCTGAGGATTCCTCATGCCGAAAATACCTCCGGCATTGTAACGATCAGCGCAGGAGTGAGCGCACGTACGCTGGTTAGACGAGACGATACGGCCGCTCGTTTAATTGACGACGCTGACAAATCCCTTTATGTGGCAAAAAATACAGGGCGTGACCGTGTCTGCTTTTTTCCCGAGGTGTGTAATGTATAA
- a CDS encoding GspE/PulE family protein — MKTEFEWPVPPHFVVKKQAVPSDDGTEPCFISTLEGRRQGGSLIGFDLGALMLIFLPDRAQAPVNVNFSSLKTVSLTRPIELQHLELPANLPSAEIAPASAKKKSVVHFKGGGHQISEVLGFVYDDAGLFLFTPQHGNSVLRSFIPATAIDRHQIGDPLGKMLVDERIVEPAEIKAGLEKQEQLRSQRLGDYLLQQQLVTQEQVEAALENQRRRPQLRIGEALLDENLITQEQLDDALRIQAKDRKKHLGIILVDMGVVTNEVIKRMLVQKLGIPFVSLLQFQVDPNLIKTLPAHIIQKYSVMPLYKNELRMVVAMENPLESEALHALAFATRLKIDPVMTSSEELSSMIKQFYGEAERENIAEMVSGLDEDDGDASSAGAGEIVAESDNTLVRLVNKIIMDAFEQGASDIHIESMKGSKSTRIRFRKDGVMTHYSDVPANFRKAMISRLKIMSRLDISEKRRSQDGKLNFEAFGPAKIELRVVTMPTTDGLEDVVMRILAAPKATSLDKLGLTPYVLDGLQKLVVKPHGLLFVCGPTGSGKTTTLHALLNSINTPDRKIWTVEDPIEITQEGLRQVQVQAKIDWTFAAVLRSFLRADPDVIMVGETRDPETAKTVIEASLTGHLVFSTMHTNSAVESVVRLLDLGLDPFNFADALLGVVGQRLARRLCPACRRQYDVAEDELEMLLHEYCFETELDQNDVLAGWRTRYADTDGVFHLFQAVGCKACDNSGYKGRVGVYELLLNTAAIKRKIHASANVPEILRVAISEGMRTLRQDGIEKIFQGHTDWEQIKAV; from the coding sequence ATGAAGACTGAATTCGAATGGCCAGTACCACCGCATTTTGTCGTGAAAAAACAGGCTGTGCCGTCTGATGACGGTACCGAGCCATGTTTTATCTCTACGCTGGAAGGAAGGCGCCAGGGAGGCAGCCTGATTGGTTTCGATCTCGGCGCATTGATGCTGATTTTTCTTCCTGATCGCGCACAAGCGCCAGTCAATGTCAATTTTTCCAGTTTGAAGACTGTAAGTTTGACTCGCCCGATCGAGTTGCAGCATCTTGAACTTCCCGCCAATCTGCCAAGTGCAGAAATCGCACCGGCATCTGCGAAAAAAAAATCTGTTGTTCACTTTAAAGGAGGTGGTCACCAGATTTCCGAAGTATTAGGTTTTGTTTATGACGATGCCGGCTTATTTTTGTTTACGCCTCAACATGGTAATTCTGTCTTGCGTTCGTTCATCCCGGCTACGGCGATTGATCGGCATCAGATTGGCGATCCGCTCGGAAAGATGCTGGTGGATGAGCGAATTGTTGAGCCGGCCGAAATTAAGGCGGGGCTGGAAAAACAAGAACAGTTACGTTCTCAACGGCTAGGCGATTATCTTCTGCAACAGCAATTGGTGACGCAGGAGCAAGTCGAAGCGGCCTTGGAAAACCAACGAAGAAGACCTCAACTAAGAATTGGCGAGGCGCTGCTAGATGAAAATCTCATCACGCAAGAACAATTGGATGATGCGTTGCGAATCCAGGCAAAGGATCGCAAAAAGCATTTAGGCATCATCTTGGTCGATATGGGTGTCGTTACAAACGAAGTAATTAAAAGAATGCTGGTGCAAAAGCTCGGGATCCCGTTTGTGAGCTTGCTCCAGTTTCAAGTCGACCCAAATCTTATCAAGACCCTGCCTGCGCACATAATTCAAAAATACAGCGTCATGCCACTCTACAAAAATGAGTTACGCATGGTGGTGGCAATGGAAAACCCGCTCGAATCGGAGGCATTGCACGCGCTTGCATTTGCTACGCGACTGAAAATTGATCCTGTAATGACTTCTTCGGAAGAACTGTCGAGCATGATCAAACAGTTTTATGGCGAAGCGGAGCGCGAGAACATTGCAGAAATGGTGTCGGGTCTGGATGAGGATGATGGCGATGCTTCAAGCGCAGGGGCCGGTGAAATTGTCGCAGAATCAGACAATACGTTGGTTCGCTTGGTTAACAAGATCATTATGGATGCTTTCGAACAAGGTGCATCCGATATTCATATCGAGTCGATGAAGGGGAGCAAGTCTACCCGCATACGATTCCGAAAAGACGGCGTAATGACACATTACTCCGATGTGCCGGCCAATTTTCGTAAAGCAATGATTTCCCGCCTGAAGATCATGAGCCGCCTGGATATTTCGGAAAAGAGGCGGTCCCAGGACGGCAAGCTGAATTTCGAAGCGTTCGGTCCCGCAAAAATAGAACTGCGCGTCGTCACCATGCCGACCACCGATGGCCTGGAAGACGTCGTGATGCGTATACTTGCGGCGCCCAAGGCCACGTCGTTAGACAAATTGGGGCTGACGCCCTATGTATTGGACGGGTTGCAAAAACTCGTCGTCAAGCCGCACGGACTTTTGTTTGTTTGCGGTCCGACAGGATCAGGAAAAACAACCACTCTTCATGCACTGCTGAATTCCATCAATACACCGGATCGCAAGATATGGACCGTTGAGGATCCTATCGAGATTACCCAGGAAGGTTTGCGACAGGTACAGGTACAAGCAAAGATAGATTGGACGTTCGCTGCAGTACTGCGCAGTTTTCTGCGCGCCGATCCCGATGTCATTATGGTTGGTGAAACCCGGGATCCTGAAACTGCAAAAACCGTCATAGAAGCGTCGCTTACCGGGCACTTGGTGTTTTCGACGATGCATACCAACAGCGCTGTTGAGAGCGTAGTCCGGCTGCTGGATTTAGGCCTTGATCCTTTCAATTTTGCCGATGCTTTGCTAGGCGTGGTTGGGCAAAGACTGGCGCGCCGTCTCTGCCCGGCATGTCGCCGACAATACGACGTTGCCGAGGATGAGCTTGAAATGCTGCTGCATGAATATTGTTTTGAGACTGAGCTCGATCAAAACGATGTGCTAGCGGGATGGCGTACCCGATACGCTGACACAGATGGTGTATTCCACCTGTTTCAGGCCGTGGGATGCAAGGCATGTGACAACAGCGGATATAAGGGCAGGGTTGGCGTCTATGAATTGCTTTTGAATACGGCAGCAATTAAACGGAAGATTCATGCGAGCGCCAATGTTCCAGAGATATTGCGCGTTGCCATTTCAGAAGGCATGCGCACGCTCAGGCAAGATGGGATTGAAAAGATATTCCAAGGACATACCGATTGGGAGCAAATCAAGGCGGTTTGA